The following are from one region of the Salvelinus alpinus chromosome 16, SLU_Salpinus.1, whole genome shotgun sequence genome:
- the LOC139540851 gene encoding mediator of RNA polymerase II transcription subunit 26-like isoform X1 — translation MTAATPQQMRDRLMQAIDGQNNQICNMVAVMDVISYLEKYPITKEALEETRLGKLINDVRKKTKDEDLVKRAKKLLRTWQKLIEPGHCEAQSKGHREPPGAANGGNNPCRMDVSPPAAIPPSDKMVSELKSRNDFNNCYSPKAEKLGNRKRKGEQRDGQHLPVKSSKKTAYERTRNSRLPINGIGASPKALMDTLDAHSHPKSDKDDADHLDNDRLNKIPINAVKPHPSSPGLAKPPSTSTLLKTSVLQQQAKMDLVASGRGPHQPKSPHSNSYSPRSTKQDVVVKLSVPKATTLLSPAQGPRVMDSARLGPSPLPSPQPLTSCIQGSLTVGPPSAESALHQDGPADVDQRLQHSTMRPDSLHNSKATSRSKVKAEGNGAATSTARKRRNKYRSRDYTVNLGGQPTEESTKPCRLKDRRLTFDPVTGQIKSWTHKESYPEWEATVVPVTPEPRTELLKQNQYAQNTPVTPSPFQQTNWKELSRSEIIQSYLNRQSNVLTSSGAQTSGAHFFMNEYMEHHIKEARKTHVLVPNIPDMDLPGVSREVINEDLDRIHKEHWPGVNGCHDTKDNWYDWTECISLEPHGDESKLNILPYVCLD, via the exons CAGATCTGCAACATGGTAGCTGTAATGGATGTAATTTCCTATTTGGAGAAATATCCCATCACCAAAGAAGCACTTGAG GAAACCCGCCTTGGCAAGCTGATCAACGACGTAAGGAAAAAGACAAAGGATGAGGATCTTGTCAAGCGTGCAAAGAAGCTCCTGCGCACCTGGCAGAAGCTGATTGAGCCTGGGCATTGTGAGGCACAGTCCAAGGGGCATAGAGAGCCGCCAGGCGCTGCCAATGGTGGTAACAACCCCTGCCGGATGGATGTCTCCCCTCCAGCTGCCATCCCGCCTTCGGATAAAATGGTTTCGGAGCTCAAGAGTAGAAATGACTTCAACAACTGTTATTCCCCCAAAGCAGAAAAGTTGGGCAACCGAAAACGCAAAGGGGAGCAGAGGGATGGACAGCACCTACCAGTGAAAAGTTCTAAAAAAACAGCCTATGAAAGAACACGAAACTCACGGCTGCCAATAAATGGAATTGGGGCCAGTCCCAAGGCTTTAATGGACACACTTGATGCTCATTCTCATCCAAAATCAGACAAGGATGATGCTGATCATCTTGACAACGACAGACTCAACAAAATTCCCATCAACGCTGTCAAACCTCACCCTAGCTCACCGGGACTTGCCAAACCTCCTAGCACTTCCACATTGCTCAAAACGTCCGTGTTGCAACAGCAAGCCAAAATGGACCTGGTTGCCTCAGGAAGGGGGCCGCATCAGCCCAAAAGCCCCCACAGCAACTCGTATAGTCCCAGAAGTACGAAACAGGATGTGGTTGTTAAACTGTCTGTGCCAAAAGCAACAACTCTACTGAGCCCTGCCCAGGGCCCCAGGGTTATGGACAGCGCTAGACTGGGGCCCTCTCCTTTGCCTTCTCCACAGCCTTTAACCTCATGTATCCAGGGTTCCCTCACTGTTGGGCCTCCGTCTGCAGAGTCCGCCCTTCATCAGGACGGACCGGCAGACGTGGACCAACGCCTTCAGCACAGTACCATGAGACCTGACTCTCTGCACAACTCAAAAGCCACGTCACGCAGCAAGGTGAAGGCGGAGGGCAATGGTGCTGCCACTAGCACAGCGAGAAAGAGGAGGAACAAATACAGGTCCAGAGACTACACAGTGAACTTGGGTGGGCAGCCCACGGAAGAGAGCACAAAACCATGTAGATTAAAAGACCGTAGACTTACGTTTGACCCTGTAACAGGGCAGATCAAATCCTGGACCCACAAAGAGTCTTACCCAGAATGGGAGGCTACAGTGGTGCCGGTCACACCAGAACCTCGGACAGAACTGCTCAAGCAGAATCAATATGCACAGAATACCCCTGTTACTCCCAGTCCATTCCAACAGACCAACTGGAAAGAGCTGTCAAGGAGCGAAATCATCCAGTCCTACCTTAACCGTCAAAGCAATGTGCTCACATCGTCTGGGGCTCAAACCTCGGGGGCACACTTTTTTATGAATGAGTACATGGAACATCATATCAAAGAGGCCAGAAAAACACACGTGCTGGTACCAAATATCCCTGACATGGACTTACCAGGGGTGAGCCGAGAGGTCATAAACGAGGACCTCGACAGAATACACAAAGAGCACTGGCCTGGGGTGAACGGGTGCCATGACACCAAAGACAACTGGTATGATTGGACCGAGTGCATATCCTTAGAACCACATGGGGATGAGAGCAAACTGAACATTCTGCCATATGTTTGCCTAGACTGA
- the LOC139540851 gene encoding mediator of RNA polymerase II transcription subunit 26-like isoform X2 translates to MTAATPQQMRDRLMQAIDGQNNICNMVAVMDVISYLEKYPITKEALEETRLGKLINDVRKKTKDEDLVKRAKKLLRTWQKLIEPGHCEAQSKGHREPPGAANGGNNPCRMDVSPPAAIPPSDKMVSELKSRNDFNNCYSPKAEKLGNRKRKGEQRDGQHLPVKSSKKTAYERTRNSRLPINGIGASPKALMDTLDAHSHPKSDKDDADHLDNDRLNKIPINAVKPHPSSPGLAKPPSTSTLLKTSVLQQQAKMDLVASGRGPHQPKSPHSNSYSPRSTKQDVVVKLSVPKATTLLSPAQGPRVMDSARLGPSPLPSPQPLTSCIQGSLTVGPPSAESALHQDGPADVDQRLQHSTMRPDSLHNSKATSRSKVKAEGNGAATSTARKRRNKYRSRDYTVNLGGQPTEESTKPCRLKDRRLTFDPVTGQIKSWTHKESYPEWEATVVPVTPEPRTELLKQNQYAQNTPVTPSPFQQTNWKELSRSEIIQSYLNRQSNVLTSSGAQTSGAHFFMNEYMEHHIKEARKTHVLVPNIPDMDLPGVSREVINEDLDRIHKEHWPGVNGCHDTKDNWYDWTECISLEPHGDESKLNILPYVCLD, encoded by the exons ATCTGCAACATGGTAGCTGTAATGGATGTAATTTCCTATTTGGAGAAATATCCCATCACCAAAGAAGCACTTGAG GAAACCCGCCTTGGCAAGCTGATCAACGACGTAAGGAAAAAGACAAAGGATGAGGATCTTGTCAAGCGTGCAAAGAAGCTCCTGCGCACCTGGCAGAAGCTGATTGAGCCTGGGCATTGTGAGGCACAGTCCAAGGGGCATAGAGAGCCGCCAGGCGCTGCCAATGGTGGTAACAACCCCTGCCGGATGGATGTCTCCCCTCCAGCTGCCATCCCGCCTTCGGATAAAATGGTTTCGGAGCTCAAGAGTAGAAATGACTTCAACAACTGTTATTCCCCCAAAGCAGAAAAGTTGGGCAACCGAAAACGCAAAGGGGAGCAGAGGGATGGACAGCACCTACCAGTGAAAAGTTCTAAAAAAACAGCCTATGAAAGAACACGAAACTCACGGCTGCCAATAAATGGAATTGGGGCCAGTCCCAAGGCTTTAATGGACACACTTGATGCTCATTCTCATCCAAAATCAGACAAGGATGATGCTGATCATCTTGACAACGACAGACTCAACAAAATTCCCATCAACGCTGTCAAACCTCACCCTAGCTCACCGGGACTTGCCAAACCTCCTAGCACTTCCACATTGCTCAAAACGTCCGTGTTGCAACAGCAAGCCAAAATGGACCTGGTTGCCTCAGGAAGGGGGCCGCATCAGCCCAAAAGCCCCCACAGCAACTCGTATAGTCCCAGAAGTACGAAACAGGATGTGGTTGTTAAACTGTCTGTGCCAAAAGCAACAACTCTACTGAGCCCTGCCCAGGGCCCCAGGGTTATGGACAGCGCTAGACTGGGGCCCTCTCCTTTGCCTTCTCCACAGCCTTTAACCTCATGTATCCAGGGTTCCCTCACTGTTGGGCCTCCGTCTGCAGAGTCCGCCCTTCATCAGGACGGACCGGCAGACGTGGACCAACGCCTTCAGCACAGTACCATGAGACCTGACTCTCTGCACAACTCAAAAGCCACGTCACGCAGCAAGGTGAAGGCGGAGGGCAATGGTGCTGCCACTAGCACAGCGAGAAAGAGGAGGAACAAATACAGGTCCAGAGACTACACAGTGAACTTGGGTGGGCAGCCCACGGAAGAGAGCACAAAACCATGTAGATTAAAAGACCGTAGACTTACGTTTGACCCTGTAACAGGGCAGATCAAATCCTGGACCCACAAAGAGTCTTACCCAGAATGGGAGGCTACAGTGGTGCCGGTCACACCAGAACCTCGGACAGAACTGCTCAAGCAGAATCAATATGCACAGAATACCCCTGTTACTCCCAGTCCATTCCAACAGACCAACTGGAAAGAGCTGTCAAGGAGCGAAATCATCCAGTCCTACCTTAACCGTCAAAGCAATGTGCTCACATCGTCTGGGGCTCAAACCTCGGGGGCACACTTTTTTATGAATGAGTACATGGAACATCATATCAAAGAGGCCAGAAAAACACACGTGCTGGTACCAAATATCCCTGACATGGACTTACCAGGGGTGAGCCGAGAGGTCATAAACGAGGACCTCGACAGAATACACAAAGAGCACTGGCCTGGGGTGAACGGGTGCCATGACACCAAAGACAACTGGTATGATTGGACCGAGTGCATATCCTTAGAACCACATGGGGATGAGAGCAAACTGAACATTCTGCCATATGTTTGCCTAGACTGA